A stretch of the Thermus thermamylovorans genome encodes the following:
- the ppdK gene encoding pyruvate, phosphate dikinase, which translates to MGAYTVLLAEARGLSREVLGGKGYGLAAMAQAGLPVPPAFVIATEACRRFLREGEVPGLWEEVRAKMAALEGLTGKRFGRGEGATPPLLVSVRSGAPVSMPGMMDTILNLGLTLEGVEALARATANPRFAWDSFRRLLAMYGEVVLGEGAEVFEAGLAALKDRRGAGTDAELAPEDLEELSFQYLRHLEARGTPFPLDPWAQLEGAIRAVFRSWQNPRARTYRRIYGIPEDLGTAVVIQAMVFGNLGEDSGTGVAFTRNPATGERGLYGEYLRNAQGEDVVAGIRTPEPLERLRDYAPELYRELHEVAGLLERHFRDMQDFEFTVERGRLFLLQTRSGKRTAKAAVRIAVEMAEEGLIPKEEAVLRVEANVLPGLLRPAVDRDRAPEPILKGLPASPGAAVGHAVFSNEAAERFNAQGLPAILVRPETTPEDITGMYLSQGILTAKGGLTSHAAVVARGLGVPAVVGAEALRVLPHEGRALAGGVEVREGDLLALDGSTGEVYLGPVPLVEGGEEEALRRLLAWAEPHRRLGVRANADTPEDARRAREFGAEGIGLCRTEHMFFGEERLPWVRRLILAKTEEEEREALERLFAYQKEDFKGILGAMDGLPVTVRLLDPPLHEFLPPLEALRAQAETGDEEAEVLLERAKALEEQNPMLGFRGIRLLLLRPNIFRMQLRALLEAAKELREEGLDPRPEVMVPLVADPKEVERAKALAEEVFQEYGPIPFGTMIETPRAALLAAEIAPLVDFFSFGTNDLTQMAFGLSRDDAGRFLPRYVEEGLFPFDPTERLDEKGVGRLLRLAVEEGRRANPRLKLGLCGEHGGEARSVGFVADLLDYTSASPFRVLTARLAAAQAGMRASGVAWG; encoded by the coding sequence ATGGGCGCCTACACGGTTTTACTGGCCGAGGCCCGGGGGCTTTCCCGGGAGGTTTTGGGGGGCAAGGGGTACGGCCTGGCGGCTATGGCCCAGGCGGGGCTGCCCGTACCCCCGGCCTTCGTGATCGCCACCGAGGCCTGCCGACGCTTCCTGCGGGAGGGGGAGGTACCGGGCCTCTGGGAGGAGGTAAGGGCCAAGATGGCGGCCCTGGAGGGCCTAACCGGGAAGCGCTTCGGAAGGGGGGAGGGGGCTACCCCTCCCCTCCTGGTTTCCGTGCGCAGCGGAGCCCCGGTGTCCATGCCCGGGATGATGGACACCATCCTCAACCTGGGCCTCACCCTCGAGGGGGTGGAGGCCCTGGCCCGGGCCACCGCCAACCCTCGCTTCGCCTGGGACAGCTTCCGCCGCCTCCTCGCCATGTACGGGGAGGTGGTCCTCGGGGAAGGGGCGGAGGTCTTCGAGGCGGGGCTCGCCGCCCTCAAGGACCGCCGGGGAGCGGGGACGGACGCGGAGCTTGCCCCCGAGGACCTGGAGGAGCTCAGCTTCCAGTACCTGCGCCACCTGGAGGCCCGGGGCACCCCCTTTCCCCTGGACCCCTGGGCCCAGCTAGAGGGGGCCATCCGGGCCGTCTTCCGGAGCTGGCAAAACCCCAGGGCCCGCACCTACCGCCGCATCTACGGCATCCCCGAGGACCTGGGCACGGCGGTGGTGATCCAGGCCATGGTCTTCGGCAACCTGGGGGAGGACTCGGGCACCGGGGTGGCCTTCACCCGCAACCCAGCCACGGGGGAGCGGGGCCTCTACGGGGAGTACCTCAGGAACGCCCAAGGGGAGGACGTGGTGGCGGGCATCCGCACCCCAGAGCCCCTGGAGCGTCTCCGGGACTACGCCCCCGAGCTCTACCGGGAGCTCCACGAGGTGGCAGGCCTCCTGGAGCGCCACTTTCGCGACATGCAGGACTTCGAATTCACCGTGGAACGGGGGAGGCTTTTCCTCCTCCAGACCCGCTCGGGGAAGCGCACCGCCAAGGCAGCGGTGAGGATCGCGGTGGAGATGGCCGAGGAGGGTCTCATCCCCAAGGAGGAGGCCGTCTTGCGGGTAGAGGCCAACGTCCTTCCCGGCCTCCTCCGGCCTGCGGTGGACCGGGACCGGGCTCCTGAACCTATCCTGAAAGGGCTTCCCGCCAGCCCCGGGGCCGCCGTGGGCCACGCGGTCTTCAGCAACGAGGCCGCGGAGCGCTTCAATGCCCAGGGGCTTCCTGCCATCCTGGTGCGCCCCGAGACCACCCCGGAGGACATCACCGGGATGTACCTCTCCCAGGGCATCCTCACCGCCAAGGGAGGCCTCACCTCCCACGCGGCGGTGGTGGCCCGGGGCCTGGGGGTGCCCGCGGTGGTGGGGGCGGAGGCCCTCCGGGTCCTGCCCCACGAGGGACGGGCCCTGGCGGGGGGGGTGGAGGTCCGCGAGGGGGACCTCCTGGCCCTGGACGGAAGCACCGGGGAGGTCTACCTGGGCCCCGTCCCCCTGGTGGAGGGAGGGGAGGAGGAGGCCTTGAGGAGGCTCCTCGCCTGGGCCGAGCCCCACCGGCGCCTGGGGGTGAGGGCCAACGCCGACACCCCCGAAGACGCCCGCCGGGCCCGGGAGTTCGGGGCGGAGGGGATCGGGCTTTGCCGTACGGAGCACATGTTCTTCGGGGAGGAGCGCCTCCCCTGGGTGCGTCGCCTCATCCTGGCCAAGACGGAGGAGGAGGAGAGGGAGGCCCTGGAGCGGCTTTTCGCCTACCAGAAGGAGGACTTCAAGGGGATCCTCGGGGCCATGGACGGCCTGCCCGTGACCGTGCGCCTCCTGGACCCGCCCCTCCACGAGTTCCTGCCTCCCCTCGAGGCGCTAAGGGCCCAGGCCGAGACCGGGGACGAGGAAGCGGAGGTCCTTCTGGAGCGGGCCAAGGCCCTAGAGGAGCAGAACCCTATGCTGGGCTTCCGGGGCATCCGGCTTTTACTCCTCAGGCCGAACATCTTCCGCATGCAGCTAAGGGCCCTCCTGGAGGCGGCGAAGGAGCTAAGGGAGGAAGGCCTTGACCCCCGCCCCGAGGTGATGGTGCCCCTGGTGGCCGACCCCAAGGAGGTGGAACGGGCCAAGGCCCTGGCGGAGGAAGTCTTCCAGGAGTACGGGCCCATCCCCTTCGGCACCATGATCGAAACCCCGCGGGCGGCGCTCCTGGCGGCGGAGATCGCCCCCCTGGTGGACTTCTTCAGCTTCGGCACCAACGACCTCACCCAGATGGCCTTCGGCCTCTCCCGGGACGACGCCGGGAGGTTCCTCCCCCGCTACGTGGAGGAGGGGCTTTTCCCCTTTGACCCCACGGAGCGCCTGGACGAGAAGGGGGTGGGGAGGTTGCTTCGGCTGGCGGTGGAGGAGGGCAGGCGGGCCAACCCCCGGCTGAAGCTCGGCCTTTGCGGGGAGCACGGGGGGGAGGCCAGGAGCGTGGGGTTCGTGGCCGACCTCCTGGACTACACCTCGGCAAGCCCCTTCCGGGTGCTCACCGCCCGCCTGGCCGCGGCCCAGGCGGGGATGCGGGCCTCTGGGGTGGCTTGGGGATGA
- a CDS encoding 4-hydroxybenzoate 3-monooxygenase, whose protein sequence is MRRVQVGIVGAGPAGLLLAHLLRRAGVEALILEARSREYLETSPHRIRAGVLEWGTKEMAVMAGVGDRMLREGLEHKGIYLAFDRALQHVNFQILAGHGIWVYGQQYLVRDLIHHHLGAGGEILFEHEVVGLENLEENPVVVYRTPEGQEKQLACEFVVGADGSHSLARQCIPQAKLHQKAYPFAWLGILAETRPAAEELIYASHERGFALFSMRSPTLARNYLQVSLEERLEQWPEERIWEELNLRLGGVAEARPGTILEKSLTPMRSLVVEPMQHGRFFLVGDAAHVVPPTGAKGMNLAFCDVAVLYQALMAYYRDQDRSLLARFTSEALRHVWQAEFFSYWMTTLLHTLPDPFEEKLRQAKLRHLAESPHLQRFLAENYVGLYTSGRYAGNLGN, encoded by the coding sequence ATGCGTAGGGTACAGGTGGGCATCGTAGGTGCAGGGCCCGCAGGGTTGCTCCTCGCTCACCTTTTGCGGCGGGCAGGGGTGGAAGCGCTGATCCTCGAGGCCAGGAGCCGAGAGTACCTGGAAACCAGTCCCCACCGCATCCGAGCTGGTGTCTTGGAGTGGGGTACCAAGGAAATGGCTGTGATGGCAGGAGTAGGGGACCGGATGCTTCGGGAAGGCCTGGAGCACAAGGGCATCTACCTGGCCTTTGACAGAGCCCTCCAACACGTGAATTTCCAGATCTTAGCGGGACACGGGATATGGGTCTACGGCCAGCAGTACCTGGTGCGGGACCTGATCCACCACCACCTAGGGGCCGGGGGAGAGATTCTTTTTGAGCACGAGGTGGTGGGCCTGGAAAACCTGGAGGAAAACCCGGTGGTGGTTTACCGCACCCCAGAAGGTCAAGAAAAGCAGTTGGCCTGCGAGTTTGTCGTGGGAGCGGATGGCTCCCACAGCCTGGCAAGGCAGTGCATTCCCCAGGCCAAGCTGCACCAGAAGGCTTACCCCTTTGCCTGGCTCGGCATCCTGGCGGAAACCCGCCCGGCCGCAGAGGAGCTGATTTACGCCAGCCACGAGCGGGGCTTTGCCCTCTTCAGCATGCGTTCCCCTACCCTAGCCCGGAACTACCTCCAGGTGAGCCTGGAGGAGCGTCTGGAGCAGTGGCCAGAAGAGCGAATATGGGAGGAGCTCAATTTACGCTTGGGAGGAGTAGCCGAGGCTAGGCCTGGGACCATCCTGGAAAAAAGCCTCACCCCCATGCGTTCGCTGGTGGTGGAGCCCATGCAGCATGGCCGGTTTTTCCTAGTGGGGGATGCCGCCCACGTGGTACCCCCTACTGGGGCCAAGGGCATGAACCTGGCCTTTTGCGACGTGGCCGTGCTCTACCAGGCCCTCATGGCCTACTACCGAGACCAGGACAGAAGCCTCCTGGCCCGTTTTACCTCAGAGGCCCTTCGCCACGTATGGCAAGCTGAATTCTTCTCTTACTGGATGACCACTTTGCTTCACACCTTGCCCGACCCTTTTGAGGAGAAGTTACGTCAGGCCAAGCTCCGCCATCTAGCGGAAAGCCCCCATCTGCAACGCTTCCTGGCAGAAAACTACGTCGGCCTTTACACCAGTGGACGGTACGCAGGAAACCTGGGCAACTAG
- a CDS encoding dihydrodiol dehydrogenase — translation MITLSNEFTTVTIEKIRTGNGERLRISSSRLGYSIDLDPLELEALTWQRVETFSRLLHTPYGPEEEGVEVRPFSDLVLFGGENA, via the coding sequence TTGATTACCCTCAGCAACGAGTTCACCACGGTGACCATAGAGAAGATCCGAACGGGCAACGGCGAACGTTTGCGCATCTCCTCGTCACGGCTCGGCTACAGTATCGACCTGGACCCCCTCGAGCTCGAAGCGCTCACTTGGCAAAGAGTGGAAACCTTCTCTCGACTCCTCCACACCCCCTACGGCCCAGAAGAAGAGGGTGTGGAGGTACGCCCCTTCTCCGACCTGGTGCTGTTTGGAGGGGAGAATGCGTAG
- a CDS encoding aromatic-ring-hydroxylating dioxygenase subunit beta, with the protein MDLTREILDFLYREAELLDEGRYREWLSLLTEDIVYQVPVRLTRERPPQGGYGGVSERMFHLDEDRTSLEMRVARLETGFAWAEDPPSRLRHFVTNVRVEDPQAKDLGPEAVVRSNLLIFRSRWDQPEFTFISAARQDVLRKEEGSWKLARRLVILDHSTLPTHNLSFFF; encoded by the coding sequence ATGGACCTCACCCGGGAAATCCTGGATTTTCTCTATAGAGAAGCTGAACTCTTGGATGAGGGGCGCTACCGCGAGTGGCTCTCTCTGCTAACCGAGGACATCGTCTACCAGGTGCCGGTGCGGCTCACCCGTGAACGCCCTCCCCAGGGGGGGTACGGCGGTGTGAGCGAGCGGATGTTCCATTTGGACGAGGACCGCACCTCGTTAGAGATGCGGGTGGCCCGTCTAGAAACGGGCTTCGCCTGGGCCGAGGACCCCCCCTCCCGCCTGCGGCACTTTGTCACTAACGTCCGGGTGGAAGATCCGCAGGCCAAGGACCTAGGCCCAGAGGCGGTGGTGCGCTCCAATCTTCTCATCTTCCGTAGCCGCTGGGACCAACCCGAATTCACCTTCATCTCTGCCGCGCGGCAGGACGTGTTGCGCAAGGAGGAGGGGTCCTGGAAGCTGGCCCGCCGACTAGTCATCTTGGACCATAGCACTCTTCCCACCCACAACCTCAGCTTCTTTTTCTAG
- a CDS encoding aromatic ring-hydroxylating dioxygenase subunit alpha has protein sequence MFGARAGNLKTAVNALVTTLEKGLVPAEIFNDSEVFEQEKDRIFARSWVFLTHTSEIPSPGDYVLRYILNNAFIVVRGEDGIVRAFLDMCRHRGMRVCRAEAGNASHFRCPFHGWTYRNDGQLIGVPAEREAFGDGFHKEEWGLLPLPRLEEFDGLLFGNLDPGAPSLVEWLGDARWYLELVTKRSPAGLEVLGPPQRFVVNTDWKLALETFMSDSYHTLMAHRSLIELGIAPRDAKYAMYGEQIHIPGKGHGAMVVGGPPGAKLPPFWGYPEEMMERAKSSYPTRTHWEVARETRIFLITLFPNFSLHNPIRKPDHLYPTPVPMLTFRVWHPLGPGRIEVISWGLVERDAPEWFKEKARHSYMRFFGSSGTFEQDDTEIWSHVAQNAGSTLGRKLLFNYQMGQTVASDPNWPGPGVAYPINFTDENLRNFYRRYLELMLS, from the coding sequence ATGTTTGGCGCGCGTGCAGGGAATTTAAAAACTGCAGTTAACGCACTTGTTACGACCTTGGAGAAGGGCTTGGTTCCCGCTGAAATCTTCAATGATTCAGAGGTATTCGAGCAGGAGAAGGACCGGATCTTCGCCCGCTCATGGGTTTTTCTGACCCACACCTCGGAGATCCCCAGCCCGGGGGATTACGTGCTCCGCTACATCCTCAACAATGCCTTCATCGTGGTCCGGGGCGAGGATGGGATCGTGCGGGCCTTTCTGGACATGTGCCGCCACCGGGGCATGCGGGTCTGCCGGGCGGAGGCTGGCAACGCCAGCCACTTCCGCTGCCCCTTCCACGGCTGGACCTACCGCAACGACGGCCAGCTCATCGGTGTGCCCGCGGAACGGGAGGCCTTCGGCGATGGCTTTCACAAAGAGGAGTGGGGTCTTTTGCCCCTTCCGCGTCTGGAGGAGTTTGACGGGCTTCTCTTCGGAAACCTGGACCCAGGAGCACCTTCCTTAGTAGAGTGGCTGGGAGACGCCCGCTGGTACCTGGAACTTGTCACCAAGCGGAGCCCGGCCGGTCTCGAGGTCCTAGGCCCGCCTCAGCGCTTCGTGGTGAACACCGACTGGAAACTGGCTCTGGAAACCTTCATGAGTGACAGTTACCACACCCTCATGGCCCACCGCTCCCTCATCGAGCTGGGCATTGCTCCCCGGGATGCCAAATACGCCATGTACGGGGAGCAGATCCACATCCCGGGTAAAGGACACGGGGCCATGGTGGTGGGCGGGCCTCCTGGAGCCAAGCTCCCCCCTTTCTGGGGCTATCCGGAGGAGATGATGGAGCGGGCCAAGAGCTCCTACCCTACCCGGACACACTGGGAGGTGGCCAGAGAAACCCGCATCTTCCTTATCACTCTCTTCCCGAACTTCTCCCTCCACAACCCCATCCGCAAGCCAGACCACCTGTACCCTACCCCGGTACCCATGCTCACCTTCCGCGTCTGGCATCCCCTGGGACCGGGACGTATCGAAGTGATCTCCTGGGGGTTGGTGGAAAGAGACGCACCAGAATGGTTCAAGGAAAAAGCCCGCCACTCTTACATGCGCTTCTTCGGCTCCTCGGGTACCTTTGAGCAGGACGACACAGAGATCTGGTCCCACGTGGCCCAAAACGCGGGAAGTACCCTGGGGAGGAAACTCCTCTTCAACTACCAGATGGGACAGACCGTGGCATCAGACCCCAACTGGCCGGGCCCTGGGGTGGCCTACCCCATCAACTTCACCGACGAAAACCTGCGTAACTTCTACCGCCGCTACCTGGAGCTGATGCTGAGCTAG
- a CDS encoding amidohydrolase family protein: MVLRYARKPRDPDEIYHGKAAKERAKEGIGIMRRRIEFIDAHVHVRTGDHKYLDLDPYVRSDPDFPKDTDALADLYRELKGMAVIFDIDDETRTGMRASNAEIAELMQRHPDVFIAFGTIDPWKGKVALDEVARCAELGLRGLKFHPPIQDFRPNDPRFYTLWELCSQYGLIVLFHTGTTMAHSGKPGGGGIRLDYGRPVPYIDDIAALFPDLTIIMAHPAWPWHEEQLAILRHKPNVFMDLSGWLPKYFPESVIRMANTLLQDKMLFGSDFPMIHPQRWIEDFRKLPIKEVVLPKILFENAARLFSILTTQDR; the protein is encoded by the coding sequence GTGGTGCTTAGGTACGCAAGAAAGCCGAGAGATCCTGACGAAATTTATCACGGCAAGGCAGCAAAGGAAAGGGCAAAAGAGGGGATAGGAATCATGCGGCGCAGAATTGAATTTATAGACGCGCATGTGCACGTCCGGACCGGTGACCACAAGTATCTAGATTTAGACCCTTACGTGCGCTCAGATCCCGATTTCCCGAAAGACACGGATGCTTTGGCTGACCTTTATCGCGAACTTAAGGGCATGGCAGTTATATTTGACATAGACGATGAAACAAGAACAGGTATGCGCGCGTCCAACGCAGAGATTGCTGAACTGATGCAGAGGCACCCAGATGTATTCATTGCTTTTGGAACGATTGACCCCTGGAAAGGAAAGGTTGCGTTGGACGAGGTTGCGCGGTGCGCGGAACTTGGCCTGCGGGGGTTGAAGTTTCATCCACCCATTCAGGACTTCCGGCCAAACGACCCCAGGTTCTACACCCTGTGGGAGCTTTGTTCACAATATGGATTGATCGTGCTTTTTCACACCGGAACCACAATGGCCCATAGTGGGAAGCCCGGAGGGGGAGGTATAAGGTTGGATTATGGTCGGCCAGTTCCTTACATTGATGATATTGCGGCTCTCTTTCCCGATTTAACCATCATTATGGCACATCCCGCCTGGCCTTGGCACGAAGAGCAGCTTGCCATTTTGCGCCACAAGCCCAACGTTTTTATGGACCTGTCTGGCTGGCTACCTAAATATTTCCCAGAAAGCGTCATTCGGATGGCCAATACCCTCCTCCAGGACAAGATGCTTTTTGGATCAGATTTTCCCATGATCCACCCCCAGCGTTGGATTGAGGACTTTCGGAAGCTGCCAATCAAGGAGGTAGTTCTGCCTAAGATTCTCTTCGAAAATGCTGCTCGGCTTTTCAGTATCCTAACGACACAGGATCGGTGA
- a CDS encoding enoyl-CoA hydratase/isomerase family protein: MILKEQIGKVLFCQINRPEKLNALNREVLEELVAILGEARINSDIHVVVLTGTQKAFSVGADIEVFVNTPPEEFASKASDFHLWDAIRLFPKPLVAAVHGYVYGGGLELALCCDLIFASEDARFASPEIRIGLIPGAGATQLLSRRLGKYRALELILTGREFSAEEAWRWGLVNAVYPSEELLSRSMEVAEQIAASAMSALRAAKAAVNYGLSMPLDAAYRYERELFLWCLGTQESREILTKFITARQQRKGQKRG; encoded by the coding sequence ATGATTCTAAAAGAGCAGATAGGTAAAGTTTTATTCTGTCAGATTAACCGCCCCGAGAAGTTAAATGCACTTAACCGGGAGGTTCTTGAGGAGCTGGTTGCGATACTAGGGGAAGCACGCATAAATAGCGACATCCATGTTGTAGTTCTTACGGGAACGCAGAAGGCTTTCTCTGTTGGTGCCGATATAGAAGTTTTTGTCAACACTCCTCCGGAGGAGTTTGCTTCTAAAGCGTCTGATTTCCATCTCTGGGATGCTATCCGTCTTTTTCCAAAGCCCCTGGTTGCAGCAGTACACGGCTATGTTTACGGCGGGGGTCTAGAGCTAGCTTTGTGCTGCGATCTGATTTTTGCGTCTGAGGATGCCCGCTTTGCGTCACCCGAAATTCGCATAGGCTTAATCCCTGGTGCAGGGGCCACGCAGTTGCTTTCACGGCGTTTAGGTAAGTACCGAGCACTAGAACTCATTTTGACCGGGCGCGAGTTTTCTGCCGAGGAAGCGTGGCGCTGGGGGTTAGTAAACGCTGTTTATCCCTCAGAAGAACTTCTGTCTCGCTCTATGGAGGTGGCCGAACAAATCGCCGCAAGCGCGATGTCGGCCCTAAGAGCCGCAAAGGCCGCCGTTAATTATGGGCTCAGCATGCCTTTGGATGCAGCCTATCGCTATGAGCGCGAGTTATTCTTGTGGTGCTTAGGTACGCAAGAAAGCCGAGAGATCCTGACGAAATTTATCACGGCAAGGCAGCAAAGGAAAGGGCAAAAGAGGGGATAG